From the Hylaeus volcanicus isolate JK05 chromosome 4, UHH_iyHylVolc1.0_haploid, whole genome shotgun sequence genome, one window contains:
- the LOC128874941 gene encoding septin-2 isoform X2, giving the protein MASADVERIKLESSLRNLKLSGHVGFDSLPDQLVNKSVQNGFVFNILCIGETGLGKSTLMDSLFNTSFESTPSPHNLPSVKLKAHTYELQESNVRLKLTIVDTVGYGDQINKEDSFKAVVDYIDAQFEAYLQEELKIKRSLATYHDSRIHVCLYFICPTGHGLKSIDLVCMKKLDTKVNIIPIIAKADTISKTELQKFKGKIISELQNNGVHIYQFPTDDESVSEVNCSMNAHVPFAVVGSTDFVRVGNKMMRSRQYPWGTVQVENESHCDFVKLREMLIRTNMEDMREKTHCRHYELYRKKRLEQMGFSDVDSENKPVSFQQTCEAKRSIHLQELQQKEDEMRQMFVARVKEKEAELKEAEKELHNKFDKLKKDHTEEKKKVEESRKKLEDDIIELNKRKIQYSQLHHTLTLGKSKKK; this is encoded by the exons ATGGCGTCGGCGGATGTAGAGCGTATAAAG TTGGAATCCTCTTTgcgtaatttgaaattatccGGTCACGTTGGATTCGATAGTCTTCCGGATCAATTGGTGAATAAATCAGTTCAAAATGGATTTGTGTTCAACATCCTCTGTATTG GTGAGACAGGGCTTGGAAAGTCTACTCTCATGGATTCCCTTTTCAATACAAGTTTTGAGTCTACTCCAAGTCCACATAATCTACCATCTGTGAAGCTTAAAGCTCACACATATGAATTACAAGAGAGCAATGTTCGGCTGAAGCTTACTATTGTCGATACAGTTGGATACGGTGATCAGATTAATAAGGAAGATAGCTTCAAAGCAGTTGTTGATTACATTGATGCCCAGTTCGAGGCATACTTGCAGGAagagttgaaaataaaacgctcTCTGGCAACATACCATGATAGTCGTATTCATGTttgtctatattttatttgcccTACTGGTCATGG ATTAAAATCCATCGACCTTGTGTGTATGAAAAAACTTGACACAAAAGTTAACATCATTCCAATTATTGCTAAAGCTGACACAATATCTAAAACAGAATTACAAAAGTTCAAG GGTAAGATTATATCcgaattacaaaataacggagttcatatttatcaatttcctACCGATGACGAAAGTGTATCGGAAGTAAATTGTAGCATGAATGCGCACGTACCTTTCGCAGTAGTCGGTAGCACCGACTTCGTTAGAGTTGGAAACAAAATGATGCGCTCTCGACAATATCCATGGGGCACGGTgcaag TGGAAAACGAATCCCATTGCGACTTCGTCAAATTGCGTGAAATGTTAATAAGAACAAATATGGAAGACATGAGGGAGAAAACGCATTGTCGTCATTACGAACTATATCGTAAAAAGCGATTAGAACAG ATGGGATTTAGCGATGTTGATAGTGAAAATAAACCAGTTAGTTTTCAACAGACCTGCGAAGCAAAGAGATCCATCCATTTGCAAGAGCTCCAACAGAAGGAGGATGAAATGCGGCAGATGTTCGTGGCACGGGTGAAAGAGAAGGAAGCTGAATTGAAAGAAGCCGAGAAGGAg CTTCACAACAAATTCGATAAACTGAAAAAAGATCACacggaagagaagaaaaaggtGGAGGAGAGCAGAAAGAAACTCGAGGACgatattatagaattaaacaaacgaaagataCAGTACTCTCAACTCCATCATACGCTAACGCTAGGAAAAagcaagaagaaataa
- the LOC128874941 gene encoding septin-2 isoform X3 codes for MFVTFMQNLYFQLESSLRNLKLSGHVGFDSLPDQLVNKSVQNGFVFNILCIGETGLGKSTLMDSLFNTSFESTPSPHNLPSVKLKAHTYELQESNVRLKLTIVDTVGYGDQINKEDSFKAVVDYIDAQFEAYLQEELKIKRSLATYHDSRIHVCLYFICPTGHGLKSIDLVCMKKLDTKVNIIPIIAKADTISKTELQKFKGKIISELQNNGVHIYQFPTDDESVSEVNCSMNAHVPFAVVGSTDFVRVGNKMMRSRQYPWGTVQVENESHCDFVKLREMLIRTNMEDMREKTHCRHYELYRKKRLEQTCEAKRSIHLQELQQKEDEMRQMFVARVKEKEAELKEAEKELHNKFDKLKKDHTEEKKKVEESRKKLEDDIIELNKRKIQYSQLHHTLTLGKSKKK; via the exons ATGTTCGTaacatttatgcaaaatttgtACTTCCAGTTGGAATCCTCTTTgcgtaatttgaaattatccGGTCACGTTGGATTCGATAGTCTTCCGGATCAATTGGTGAATAAATCAGTTCAAAATGGATTTGTGTTCAACATCCTCTGTATTG GTGAGACAGGGCTTGGAAAGTCTACTCTCATGGATTCCCTTTTCAATACAAGTTTTGAGTCTACTCCAAGTCCACATAATCTACCATCTGTGAAGCTTAAAGCTCACACATATGAATTACAAGAGAGCAATGTTCGGCTGAAGCTTACTATTGTCGATACAGTTGGATACGGTGATCAGATTAATAAGGAAGATAGCTTCAAAGCAGTTGTTGATTACATTGATGCCCAGTTCGAGGCATACTTGCAGGAagagttgaaaataaaacgctcTCTGGCAACATACCATGATAGTCGTATTCATGTttgtctatattttatttgcccTACTGGTCATGG ATTAAAATCCATCGACCTTGTGTGTATGAAAAAACTTGACACAAAAGTTAACATCATTCCAATTATTGCTAAAGCTGACACAATATCTAAAACAGAATTACAAAAGTTCAAG GGTAAGATTATATCcgaattacaaaataacggagttcatatttatcaatttcctACCGATGACGAAAGTGTATCGGAAGTAAATTGTAGCATGAATGCGCACGTACCTTTCGCAGTAGTCGGTAGCACCGACTTCGTTAGAGTTGGAAACAAAATGATGCGCTCTCGACAATATCCATGGGGCACGGTgcaag TGGAAAACGAATCCCATTGCGACTTCGTCAAATTGCGTGAAATGTTAATAAGAACAAATATGGAAGACATGAGGGAGAAAACGCATTGTCGTCATTACGAACTATATCGTAAAAAGCGATTAGAACAG ACCTGCGAAGCAAAGAGATCCATCCATTTGCAAGAGCTCCAACAGAAGGAGGATGAAATGCGGCAGATGTTCGTGGCACGGGTGAAAGAGAAGGAAGCTGAATTGAAAGAAGCCGAGAAGGAg CTTCACAACAAATTCGATAAACTGAAAAAAGATCACacggaagagaagaaaaaggtGGAGGAGAGCAGAAAGAAACTCGAGGACgatattatagaattaaacaaacgaaagataCAGTACTCTCAACTCCATCATACGCTAACGCTAGGAAAAagcaagaagaaataa
- the LOC128874941 gene encoding septin-2 isoform X1: MFVTFMQNLYFQLESSLRNLKLSGHVGFDSLPDQLVNKSVQNGFVFNILCIGETGLGKSTLMDSLFNTSFESTPSPHNLPSVKLKAHTYELQESNVRLKLTIVDTVGYGDQINKEDSFKAVVDYIDAQFEAYLQEELKIKRSLATYHDSRIHVCLYFICPTGHGLKSIDLVCMKKLDTKVNIIPIIAKADTISKTELQKFKGKIISELQNNGVHIYQFPTDDESVSEVNCSMNAHVPFAVVGSTDFVRVGNKMMRSRQYPWGTVQVENESHCDFVKLREMLIRTNMEDMREKTHCRHYELYRKKRLEQMGFSDVDSENKPVSFQQTCEAKRSIHLQELQQKEDEMRQMFVARVKEKEAELKEAEKELHNKFDKLKKDHTEEKKKVEESRKKLEDDIIELNKRKIQYSQLHHTLTLGKSKKK; this comes from the exons ATGTTCGTaacatttatgcaaaatttgtACTTCCAGTTGGAATCCTCTTTgcgtaatttgaaattatccGGTCACGTTGGATTCGATAGTCTTCCGGATCAATTGGTGAATAAATCAGTTCAAAATGGATTTGTGTTCAACATCCTCTGTATTG GTGAGACAGGGCTTGGAAAGTCTACTCTCATGGATTCCCTTTTCAATACAAGTTTTGAGTCTACTCCAAGTCCACATAATCTACCATCTGTGAAGCTTAAAGCTCACACATATGAATTACAAGAGAGCAATGTTCGGCTGAAGCTTACTATTGTCGATACAGTTGGATACGGTGATCAGATTAATAAGGAAGATAGCTTCAAAGCAGTTGTTGATTACATTGATGCCCAGTTCGAGGCATACTTGCAGGAagagttgaaaataaaacgctcTCTGGCAACATACCATGATAGTCGTATTCATGTttgtctatattttatttgcccTACTGGTCATGG ATTAAAATCCATCGACCTTGTGTGTATGAAAAAACTTGACACAAAAGTTAACATCATTCCAATTATTGCTAAAGCTGACACAATATCTAAAACAGAATTACAAAAGTTCAAG GGTAAGATTATATCcgaattacaaaataacggagttcatatttatcaatttcctACCGATGACGAAAGTGTATCGGAAGTAAATTGTAGCATGAATGCGCACGTACCTTTCGCAGTAGTCGGTAGCACCGACTTCGTTAGAGTTGGAAACAAAATGATGCGCTCTCGACAATATCCATGGGGCACGGTgcaag TGGAAAACGAATCCCATTGCGACTTCGTCAAATTGCGTGAAATGTTAATAAGAACAAATATGGAAGACATGAGGGAGAAAACGCATTGTCGTCATTACGAACTATATCGTAAAAAGCGATTAGAACAG ATGGGATTTAGCGATGTTGATAGTGAAAATAAACCAGTTAGTTTTCAACAGACCTGCGAAGCAAAGAGATCCATCCATTTGCAAGAGCTCCAACAGAAGGAGGATGAAATGCGGCAGATGTTCGTGGCACGGGTGAAAGAGAAGGAAGCTGAATTGAAAGAAGCCGAGAAGGAg CTTCACAACAAATTCGATAAACTGAAAAAAGATCACacggaagagaagaaaaaggtGGAGGAGAGCAGAAAGAAACTCGAGGACgatattatagaattaaacaaacgaaagataCAGTACTCTCAACTCCATCATACGCTAACGCTAGGAAAAagcaagaagaaataa